Proteins encoded by one window of Dietzia sp. B32:
- a CDS encoding GtrA family protein, with translation MLVSSSPRDSEVPDDTVLDSLRGVVDPLESRHESDPTSPTDLKTQVIRFFLTGVLSAIVDYGLLQLLMLAGLGHGAAKALSFVAGTLTAYALNRRWTFQAEPSRARFVATMGLYAVMFGVQWGLFMVLVPVFEDLGWGTFWATTVGYVIAQGVATVTNFIVQRTVIFRVR, from the coding sequence GTGCTGGTGAGTTCCTCCCCCAGAGATTCCGAGGTCCCGGACGATACCGTGCTGGACTCCCTGCGCGGTGTCGTCGATCCGCTGGAGTCGCGGCACGAGTCCGATCCGACCAGTCCCACCGACCTGAAGACGCAGGTCATCCGGTTCTTCCTCACCGGTGTGCTCTCGGCGATCGTCGACTACGGGCTCCTCCAGTTGCTCATGCTCGCGGGCCTGGGCCACGGCGCGGCCAAGGCGCTGTCGTTCGTGGCGGGCACGCTCACCGCGTACGCCCTCAACCGGCGTTGGACGTTCCAGGCGGAGCCGTCTCGGGCCCGGTTCGTGGCCACGATGGGCCTGTACGCGGTGATGTTCGGCGTCCAGTGGGGCCTGTTCATGGTGCTGGTGCCCGTCTTCGAGGACCTGGGCTGGGGCACCTTCTGGGCCACGACGGTCGGCTACGTCATCGCCCAGGGCGTCGCGACGGTGACCAACTTCATCGTCCAGCGGACCGTGATCTTCCGGGTGCGCTGA
- a CDS encoding DUF6541 family protein, translated as MALLPVAAVVLLLAPGAAICLAAGTRWRDAVAAGPVVSLAVVAVGCAVTAAADLRWGLISAGVTALAALACASAVGIAARVTDRGTWRRGEGEYDDDARRGGPGPGVADLVVVVLAVIPVAHILVATRGLTAIPQGWDAIFHGGATRFIAETGRAGLTDLAPVSQPANPHFFYPDTYHAFASLLVGLPGGGLPEALGAVSAATGVVFVLGVAVLAARLCGGSRLAAVAAAAVAASAWTFPYLALARGPVLPFALGVAVIPGLLLLGEHLAARRSRMPAHALLLGAGMAGAWSVHPSVALAAAIPLAAQALAGLAAAPGLRPRLAVLGAFVLAAVPAGAYVGWSVSMVSSGTTQSLAGFSWPREVGVARAVAAVLDLGPTAVASVGMAVAVIVGLATAVADPRRRRPLAAPVAALLVYGTLYVLAAAVQGDWVRTFTGFWWDDFYRFASLLVLPSAVLAGAGVRALVPRGSLRRPAARVGVAVAAALALLTASGHAVMARDLTAWGYADGPAVTADERLVLDALGERYDGGVALNDPFDGTAWVYALHGVPVVFGAPLADDPVAQVGADRMTLYTSVNRYGFDPTVTREMQLRDVRWVIVGTESVGGPGRPGGFIGLHLNPNLRLVEATPGARLYEVLPVPADHQPLPPPPGIPPVTPPGQPPNTDSPVVEAAPPGPGASLDGTA; from the coding sequence GTGGCGCTGCTCCCGGTCGCCGCGGTGGTGCTGCTGCTGGCGCCGGGCGCGGCGATCTGCCTGGCCGCCGGCACCCGGTGGCGGGACGCGGTGGCGGCCGGGCCGGTGGTGTCGCTGGCCGTGGTCGCGGTGGGGTGCGCGGTCACCGCCGCGGCGGACCTGCGCTGGGGCCTCATCTCCGCCGGGGTGACGGCCCTGGCCGCGCTGGCTTGCGCGTCGGCAGTGGGTATCGCCGCCCGGGTCACCGACCGGGGGACGTGGCGGCGCGGTGAGGGGGAGTACGACGACGACGCCCGCCGCGGCGGGCCGGGCCCGGGAGTGGCGGACCTCGTCGTCGTCGTCCTCGCGGTGATCCCGGTCGCCCACATCCTCGTCGCCACCCGCGGTCTCACCGCCATTCCCCAGGGCTGGGACGCCATCTTCCACGGCGGCGCCACCCGGTTCATCGCCGAGACCGGGCGGGCCGGCCTGACCGACCTCGCGCCGGTGAGCCAGCCCGCCAACCCGCACTTCTTCTACCCGGACACCTATCACGCGTTCGCGTCGCTGCTGGTCGGGCTGCCCGGAGGCGGCCTGCCGGAGGCCCTGGGCGCCGTCTCCGCGGCGACCGGGGTGGTGTTCGTGCTGGGGGTCGCGGTCCTGGCGGCCCGCCTCTGCGGGGGGTCCCGACTCGCGGCGGTGGCGGCCGCGGCGGTCGCCGCGTCGGCGTGGACGTTCCCGTACCTCGCCCTGGCGCGCGGACCCGTACTGCCGTTCGCGTTGGGCGTCGCGGTGATCCCCGGACTGCTCCTGCTGGGTGAGCACCTCGCCGCCCGTCGGTCCCGGATGCCCGCGCACGCGCTGCTCCTGGGCGCCGGGATGGCCGGGGCGTGGTCGGTGCACCCGTCGGTGGCACTGGCCGCGGCGATCCCGCTCGCCGCGCAGGCCCTCGCCGGGCTGGCCGCCGCTCCCGGCCTGCGCCCGCGGCTGGCGGTGCTGGGCGCGTTCGTCCTGGCGGCCGTGCCCGCGGGGGCGTACGTCGGGTGGTCGGTGAGCATGGTGTCGTCCGGGACCACCCAGTCGCTCGCCGGGTTCTCGTGGCCACGGGAGGTGGGTGTGGCGCGGGCGGTCGCCGCGGTGCTCGACCTCGGTCCCACGGCGGTGGCCTCGGTGGGCATGGCCGTGGCGGTGATCGTGGGACTGGCGACGGCGGTCGCCGACCCGCGGCGGCGTCGCCCGCTCGCCGCCCCCGTCGCCGCGCTGCTCGTCTACGGGACCCTGTACGTCCTGGCCGCGGCCGTGCAGGGCGACTGGGTGCGGACGTTCACCGGCTTCTGGTGGGACGACTTCTACCGGTTCGCGTCGCTGCTCGTCCTGCCCTCGGCGGTGCTGGCCGGGGCCGGCGTGCGGGCGCTGGTTCCGCGCGGGTCGCTGCGCCGGCCGGCGGCCCGGGTCGGCGTGGCCGTGGCGGCGGCGCTGGCCCTGCTCACCGCCTCCGGGCACGCGGTGATGGCGCGGGACCTCACCGCCTGGGGGTACGCCGACGGGCCCGCGGTCACCGCCGACGAGCGGCTCGTGCTGGACGCGCTGGGGGAGAGGTACGACGGCGGGGTGGCCCTGAACGACCCGTTCGACGGCACCGCCTGGGTCTACGCGCTCCACGGGGTGCCGGTGGTGTTCGGGGCGCCGCTCGCCGACGACCCGGTCGCGCAGGTCGGCGCCGACCGCATGACGCTGTACACCTCGGTCAACCGCTACGGTTTCGACCCGACCGTCACCCGCGAGATGCAACTCCGGGACGTGCGCTGGGTGATCGTCGGGACGGAGTCCGTGGGCGGGCCGGGCCGGCCGGGTGGGTTCATCGGACTGCACCTCAACCCGAACCTGCGGCTGGTGGAGGCCACTCCCGGCGCCCGCCTGTACGAGGTCCTGCCGGTGCCCGCGGACCACCAGCCGCTGCCCCCGCCACCCGGCATCCCCCCGGTGACACCGCCTGGGCAGCCCCCGAACACCGACTCACCGGTCGTCGAGGCGGCGCCCCCCGGCCCGGGGGCTAGCCTGGACGGCACCGCCTAA
- a CDS encoding glycosyltransferase, translating into MDATTVTTADADTGTDRPERDLLLQRTLFSGPRRWVNDDLYSRITRGVVRRTRTELHLEPGAIVDTNTYFGRFEASYWQRWTIVTELTVRVSVETAGQVDVLVRASDIGSHVRTVEVVHHHGDGMAVLHVPVDTFTDGGAMWLEVHAVDAPATVSEVEWNTTTTRPARRAAVAICTFNRADDCAATVDSLASDPLVADLIDDLYVTDQGTDLVETRDPFRHAAEEFGDRLHYLRQPNLGGAGGFSRGLYEATAPDGPGPVDVLLMDDDVRVEPETVLRLFAFAAVTREPMLVGAQMLYLFNPDYLLVSAERTQLDELRGGLDADEFALRDESVVAGRQERRIDAEYNAWWSCLVPGEAVERVGLPMPYFFQWDDIEYGLRCRQAGMPTCTLQGAAVWHADFYWKDGDDFGQFFSLRNSLTTAALRQGIDAKGMAKNLARSVLRAVAAMQYGLAATRLRGIEAFLDGPDGSHGVDDGGQAALAAIRAERAQYPETAKLGVEALPAGIGVQRKVGIPREDREDQVLAKRLLMQKLGRQRRGVVAIPYEDAAWWHVSLFDEVYVTDASQTGVHHRRVDPARSAELQKRLVSLLARFVREAPAAQERWRAAQAELTTRENWARLYGV; encoded by the coding sequence ATGGACGCCACCACCGTGACAACCGCAGACGCCGACACCGGGACCGACCGGCCCGAGCGCGACCTGCTGCTCCAGCGCACCCTGTTCTCCGGCCCGCGCCGGTGGGTCAACGACGACCTGTACTCGCGGATCACGCGGGGCGTGGTGCGCCGCACACGCACCGAGCTGCACCTGGAGCCCGGCGCGATCGTCGACACCAACACCTACTTCGGCCGGTTCGAGGCGTCCTACTGGCAGCGCTGGACCATCGTCACGGAGCTGACCGTACGGGTGTCGGTGGAGACAGCCGGGCAGGTCGACGTGCTGGTGCGCGCCTCCGACATCGGCTCCCACGTGCGGACGGTGGAGGTGGTCCACCACCACGGCGACGGCATGGCGGTGCTGCACGTGCCGGTGGACACGTTCACCGACGGTGGCGCGATGTGGCTGGAGGTGCACGCCGTCGACGCGCCCGCGACGGTGTCGGAGGTGGAGTGGAATACGACGACGACGAGGCCCGCCCGCCGCGCCGCCGTCGCCATCTGCACGTTCAACCGGGCGGATGACTGTGCGGCCACGGTCGACTCGCTGGCCTCGGATCCCCTCGTCGCGGACCTGATCGACGACCTCTATGTCACGGACCAGGGCACCGATCTGGTGGAGACCCGCGATCCGTTCCGGCACGCGGCGGAGGAGTTCGGCGACCGGCTGCACTACCTCCGCCAGCCCAACCTCGGCGGTGCCGGCGGCTTCAGCCGCGGACTGTACGAGGCCACCGCACCGGACGGCCCGGGGCCGGTGGACGTGCTGCTCATGGACGACGACGTCCGGGTGGAGCCCGAGACGGTGCTGCGGCTGTTCGCCTTCGCCGCCGTCACCCGCGAGCCGATGCTCGTGGGTGCCCAGATGCTCTACCTGTTCAACCCCGACTACCTGCTGGTCTCGGCCGAACGGACGCAGCTCGACGAGCTCCGGGGCGGGTTGGACGCCGACGAGTTCGCGCTGCGTGACGAGTCGGTGGTCGCGGGCCGGCAGGAGCGGCGGATCGACGCCGAGTACAACGCGTGGTGGTCCTGCCTCGTCCCCGGCGAGGCCGTGGAGCGGGTCGGGCTCCCCATGCCGTACTTCTTCCAGTGGGACGACATCGAGTACGGCCTGCGCTGCCGCCAGGCGGGGATGCCCACGTGCACCCTGCAGGGTGCGGCGGTGTGGCACGCGGACTTCTACTGGAAGGACGGCGACGACTTCGGTCAGTTCTTCTCCCTGCGCAACTCGCTGACCACCGCCGCCCTCCGGCAGGGGATCGACGCGAAGGGCATGGCCAAGAACCTCGCCCGGAGCGTCCTGCGTGCCGTGGCGGCCATGCAGTACGGCCTGGCCGCCACGCGCCTGCGGGGCATCGAGGCGTTCCTCGACGGGCCCGACGGTTCCCACGGGGTGGACGACGGCGGTCAGGCCGCGTTGGCCGCGATCCGTGCCGAGCGCGCGCAATATCCGGAGACCGCCAAGCTCGGCGTGGAGGCCCTGCCCGCCGGGATCGGTGTCCAGCGCAAGGTCGGGATCCCGCGCGAGGACCGCGAGGACCAGGTGCTGGCCAAGCGGCTGCTCATGCAGAAGCTGGGTCGGCAGCGCCGCGGCGTGGTGGCGATCCCGTACGAGGACGCCGCGTGGTGGCACGTCTCGCTGTTCGACGAGGTGTACGTCACCGACGCCTCGCAGACCGGGGTGCACCACCGCAGGGTCGACCCGGCGCGGTCCGCAGAGCTGCAGAAGCGTCTGGTGTCGCTGCTCGCCCGGTTCGTCCGGGAGGCCCCGGCCGCCCAGGAGCGGTGGCGCGCCGCGCAGGCCGAGCTCACCACCCGCGAGAACTGGGCCCGGCTCTACGGCGTGTAG
- a CDS encoding RidA family protein has product MQKEIVVPADMAHLVERFNYSPAVKVGNLIYCSGQVGRDSEMNVIDSSLEDHFVAAWENLGTVLRAGGSDFEHIVEMTTYHVGLQDHLPLFLDVRSRYIPRTDVPTAWSAIGVSELTFPGQLVELKAVALVP; this is encoded by the coding sequence GTGCAGAAGGAAATCGTCGTCCCCGCGGACATGGCCCACCTGGTGGAGCGGTTCAACTACTCGCCGGCGGTGAAGGTCGGCAACCTGATCTACTGCTCGGGTCAGGTCGGGAGGGACTCGGAGATGAACGTCATCGACAGCAGTCTCGAGGACCACTTCGTGGCGGCCTGGGAGAACCTCGGCACCGTACTCCGGGCCGGCGGGTCGGACTTCGAGCACATCGTTGAGATGACCACCTACCACGTCGGACTCCAGGACCATCTACCCCTGTTCCTCGACGTCCGCAGCCGCTACATCCCCCGGACGGACGTCCCCACGGCGTGGAGTGCGATCGGTGTCAGCGAGCTGACGTTCCCAGGCCAGCTCGTCGAGTTGAAGGCGGTGGCCCTGGTGCCGTGA
- a CDS encoding TerC family protein codes for MGATPLAWSLSVGLIIALLLFDYFFHVRKEHIPTLKESAIWSALYVGIAVVFGFAVWIFGGTDMGVEYFAGYITEKALSVDNLFVFLLLLTSFKVPRAGQQKALLFGIVFSIIARTAFIFVGAALLNKFAVLFYVFGLFLIITAGRLLAEDDEDDDADNVVVRLAKKFIPATDHYDHDKLFTIENGKRVMTPMMIVMVAIGGTDIMFALDSIPAIFGLTQNVFIVFTATTFSLLGLRQLYFLLDGLLDRLVYLKYGLAAILGFIGVKLILHALHENNLPFINGGEHVDVVEIPTFLSLGIIVGVLVVTVLASLLSPAGKALTVLGNLKRHSHDYLNKDFTDDPVERAKLWSKIIENEDKLSTIDRKYFGSEGDVWELEQLLRRVWDEQGRYEKATDYTR; via the coding sequence TTGGGAGCCACCCCGCTCGCATGGTCGTTGTCAGTCGGCCTCATCATCGCCCTGTTGCTGTTCGACTACTTCTTCCACGTGCGCAAGGAGCACATCCCCACGCTCAAGGAGTCGGCCATCTGGTCCGCGCTCTACGTGGGGATCGCCGTGGTGTTCGGGTTCGCGGTATGGATCTTCGGCGGCACCGACATGGGCGTGGAGTACTTCGCCGGGTACATCACCGAGAAGGCGCTCTCGGTGGACAACCTGTTCGTGTTCCTCCTGCTGCTCACCAGCTTCAAGGTCCCGCGCGCGGGACAGCAGAAGGCGCTGCTGTTCGGCATCGTGTTCTCGATCATCGCGCGGACCGCGTTCATCTTCGTCGGCGCTGCGCTGCTCAACAAGTTCGCGGTCCTGTTCTACGTCTTCGGCCTGTTCCTCATCATCACCGCCGGCCGGCTGCTCGCCGAGGACGACGAGGACGACGACGCCGACAACGTGGTGGTGCGCCTGGCCAAGAAGTTCATCCCGGCCACCGACCACTACGACCACGACAAGCTGTTCACCATCGAGAACGGCAAGCGGGTCATGACGCCGATGATGATCGTCATGGTCGCGATCGGCGGCACCGACATCATGTTCGCCCTGGACTCGATCCCCGCGATCTTCGGGCTCACCCAGAACGTCTTCATCGTCTTCACCGCCACCACGTTCTCGCTGCTCGGCCTGCGCCAGCTGTACTTCCTGCTCGACGGGCTGCTGGACCGGCTCGTCTACCTCAAGTACGGCCTGGCCGCGATCCTCGGCTTCATCGGCGTCAAGCTCATCCTCCACGCCCTGCACGAGAACAACCTGCCGTTCATCAACGGTGGCGAGCACGTGGACGTGGTGGAGATCCCCACGTTCCTCTCGCTGGGCATCATCGTGGGTGTCCTCGTGGTGACGGTCCTCGCCTCCCTGCTCAGCCCGGCCGGCAAGGCGTTGACGGTGCTCGGCAACCTCAAGCGACACTCGCACGATTACCTCAACAAGGACTTCACCGACGACCCGGTCGAGCGCGCGAAGCTGTGGAGCAAGATCATCGAGAACGAGGACAAGCTCAGCACCATCGACCGCAAGTACTTCGGCTCCGAGGGTGACGTCTGGGAGCTCGAGCAGCTCCTGCGGCGGGTCTGGGACGAGCAGGGACGCTACGAGAAGGCGACCGACTACACCCGCTGA
- a CDS encoding PaaI family thioesterase, giving the protein MPKTLLHRYTSSPRAFPVLASLYPPLLGSGIRIRHVAPDWTRGELDMHVAPWTANTNGTAFGGALFAATDVLYGALLSGQLGSGYQVWTKTATIDFRTPGRGRLRCVVEVPRTEADSIRGQLTERSRTSIVHTALVTDARGTTVAEARHTMSIGKRVRRQD; this is encoded by the coding sequence GTGCCGAAGACACTGCTGCACCGCTACACCTCGAGCCCCCGGGCGTTCCCCGTCCTCGCGTCGCTCTACCCACCCCTGCTCGGTTCGGGGATCCGCATCCGTCACGTCGCCCCGGACTGGACACGCGGGGAACTCGACATGCACGTGGCACCGTGGACGGCCAACACCAACGGCACCGCGTTCGGTGGCGCCCTGTTCGCCGCCACCGACGTGCTCTACGGGGCCCTGCTGTCGGGGCAGCTCGGCTCCGGGTACCAGGTGTGGACCAAGACGGCGACGATCGACTTCCGCACCCCCGGCCGTGGCCGACTGCGGTGCGTCGTGGAGGTGCCCCGCACGGAGGCCGACTCCATCCGCGGGCAGCTGACCGAGCGATCCCGCACGAGCATCGTGCACACCGCACTGGTCACCGATGCCCGCGGCACGACGGTAGCCGAAGCCCGGCACACCATGTCGATCGGAAAAAGGGTCCGCCGACAGGACTGA
- a CDS encoding ferredoxin, with amino-acid sequence MRIIVDPDRCEGQAVCVGLAPAVFELGDDDEVVRVIVDEVPEEHQKRARKAVEKCPMAALREA; translated from the coding sequence ATGAGGATCATCGTGGATCCGGACCGCTGCGAGGGGCAGGCGGTGTGCGTGGGCCTGGCCCCCGCGGTGTTCGAGCTGGGGGACGACGACGAGGTGGTGCGCGTCATCGTCGACGAGGTCCCCGAGGAGCACCAGAAGCGGGCGCGCAAAGCGGTCGAGAAGTGCCCGATGGCCGCACTCAGAGAGGCCTGA
- a CDS encoding TIGR03086 family metal-binding protein, which yields MTDWIALQALAADLYDEVLPAVTDWDAATPCSDWTAREVLAHVVDEQLWVPGLLAGGTVDEVADDLEDRLRRLREATGPELVTDWDAIRPPVAAAWRGTPDDDEVHLSYGLAPAKHYLAQQVFDLAVHAWDLAVSQRIDLRWGDELDRAVLEFVRADLADNPAPELFDPPVPGYDEPDAPARDSALALTGRDPGAWPVRPL from the coding sequence ATGACCGACTGGATCGCCCTGCAGGCCCTCGCCGCAGACCTCTATGACGAGGTGCTGCCCGCCGTCACCGACTGGGACGCCGCCACCCCGTGCAGCGACTGGACCGCGCGCGAGGTGCTGGCCCACGTGGTCGACGAACAACTGTGGGTGCCGGGACTGCTGGCCGGCGGCACCGTCGACGAGGTGGCCGACGATCTGGAGGACCGCCTGCGTCGGCTCCGGGAGGCGACCGGGCCGGAGCTGGTCACCGACTGGGACGCGATCCGTCCGCCGGTGGCGGCGGCATGGCGGGGAACCCCGGACGATGACGAGGTGCACCTGTCCTACGGGCTGGCGCCCGCGAAGCACTACCTGGCGCAACAGGTGTTCGACCTCGCCGTCCACGCGTGGGATCTCGCCGTCTCCCAGCGGATCGACCTGCGGTGGGGCGACGAGCTCGACCGGGCCGTGCTGGAGTTCGTCCGGGCGGACCTCGCCGACAACCCGGCCCCGGAACTCTTCGATCCCCCGGTGCCCGGTTACGACGAGCCGGACGCCCCCGCCCGGGACTCGGCGCTCGCGCTCACCGGTCGAGATCCGGGGGCGTGGCCCGTCAGGCCTCTCTGA
- a CDS encoding glycosyltransferase gives MRADGAGADARRVVAVVVTHRRLEQLRASLGVVCGQTRPVDHLVVVDNADEQAVRELVESQPVEATYIGSRHNLGGAGGFALGMLHALAAGADLVWCADDDGRPEGPEVLATLLGCMDRHGLAEVSPVVCDLDDPDRLAFPLRRGLVWRRYRSELFTGDGDGSGTGGAGGSDGPGEPGEPGEPGEPGEPGGSAVPTEDLLPGIASLFNGALFTADCLDRVGVPDLRLFIRGDEVEMHRRLVRSGVPFGTCLTTAYLHPQGSDEFKPILGGRMHTQFPDDPVKRHFTYRNRGYVLTQPGNRRLIPQELLRFGWYFLVSRRDPAGFREWLRLQRMGAGERFVKPGG, from the coding sequence ATGAGGGCTGACGGCGCGGGCGCCGACGCACGGCGGGTGGTGGCCGTCGTGGTCACGCACCGACGGCTGGAGCAGTTGCGCGCCTCGCTCGGGGTGGTGTGCGGCCAGACCCGCCCGGTCGATCACCTCGTGGTGGTGGACAACGCCGACGAGCAGGCCGTGCGCGAGCTGGTCGAGTCGCAGCCGGTGGAGGCCACGTACATCGGCTCCCGGCACAACCTCGGCGGCGCGGGCGGGTTCGCCCTGGGGATGCTCCACGCCCTGGCCGCCGGCGCCGACCTGGTGTGGTGCGCCGACGACGACGGCCGCCCGGAGGGCCCGGAGGTGCTGGCGACACTCCTCGGTTGCATGGACCGCCACGGCCTGGCCGAGGTCTCGCCGGTGGTGTGCGACCTCGACGATCCCGATCGCCTGGCGTTCCCGCTGCGGCGCGGCCTGGTGTGGCGGCGGTACCGCTCAGAGTTGTTCACCGGGGACGGGGACGGCAGCGGGACCGGCGGGGCGGGCGGGTCGGACGGGCCGGGCGAGCCGGGCGAGCCGGGCGAGCCGGGCGAGCCGGGCGAGCCGGGCGGGAGCGCGGTTCCGACCGAGGACCTGCTGCCCGGCATCGCGTCGCTGTTCAACGGCGCGTTGTTCACCGCGGACTGCCTGGACCGGGTGGGCGTTCCGGACCTGCGCCTGTTCATCCGCGGCGACGAGGTGGAGATGCACCGTCGGCTCGTCCGTTCCGGTGTGCCCTTCGGCACCTGCCTGACCACCGCCTACCTGCATCCCCAGGGCTCGGACGAGTTCAAGCCGATCCTCGGTGGGCGGATGCACACCCAGTTCCCCGACGACCCGGTCAAGCGCCACTTCACCTACCGCAACCGCGGGTACGTTCTCACCCAGCCCGGCAACCGGCGGCTCATCCCGCAGGAACTGTTGCGGTTCGGTTGGTACTTCCTCGTCTCGCGCCGGGACCCCGCCGGATTCCGCGAGTGGCTCCGGCTGCAGCGGATGGGCGCGGGCGAGCGGTTCGTCAAGCCCGGCGGCTAA
- a CDS encoding ABC transporter ATP-binding protein, which produces MSSAAPTPGGVSIDCVDACVDFPIFDAKSRSLKKAVLGSAGGAIGRNASNVVVVEALRDITLSLREGDRVGLVGHNGAGKSTLLRLLSGIYEPTRGAARIRGRVAPVFDLGVGMDPEISGYENIIIRGLFLGQTRKQMKAKVEEIADFTELGEYLDMPLRTYSTGMRVRLAMGVVTSIDPEILLLDEGIGAVDAEFMKKARVKLADLVSRSGILVFASHSNEFLAQLCDSAMWIDHGRIRQRGSIEEIVTAYEGPEAGRSIGDYIGRMHHEG; this is translated from the coding sequence ATGAGCTCCGCTGCACCCACCCCCGGTGGCGTCTCCATCGACTGCGTGGACGCCTGCGTCGACTTCCCGATCTTCGACGCCAAGTCGCGGTCGTTGAAGAAGGCCGTCCTGGGTTCCGCCGGTGGCGCGATCGGCCGCAACGCGTCCAACGTCGTCGTCGTCGAGGCCCTGCGGGACATCACCCTCTCCCTCCGCGAGGGCGACCGCGTCGGCCTCGTCGGACACAACGGCGCCGGCAAGTCCACGCTGCTGCGCCTGCTGTCCGGGATCTACGAGCCCACCCGCGGCGCGGCCCGGATCCGCGGCCGCGTGGCACCGGTGTTCGACCTGGGCGTCGGCATGGATCCCGAGATCTCCGGCTACGAGAACATCATCATCCGCGGGCTGTTCCTCGGCCAGACGCGCAAGCAGATGAAGGCCAAGGTCGAGGAGATCGCGGACTTCACCGAACTCGGCGAGTACCTCGACATGCCGCTGCGCACCTACTCCACCGGCATGCGGGTGCGCCTGGCGATGGGCGTGGTGACCTCCATCGATCCCGAGATCCTGCTGCTCGACGAGGGCATCGGCGCCGTGGACGCGGAGTTCATGAAGAAGGCGCGCGTCAAGCTCGCCGACCTGGTCTCCCGCTCCGGGATCCTCGTGTTCGCCTCACACTCCAACGAGTTCCTGGCCCAGCTGTGCGACTCGGCGATGTGGATCGACCACGGCCGGATCCGCCAGCGCGGCAGCATCGAGGAGATCGTCACCGCCTACGAGGGCCCCGAGGCTGGCCGGTCCATCGGCGACTACATCGGCAGGATGCACCATGAGGGCTGA
- a CDS encoding ABC transporter permease gives MQDQSLPDPASATLPDERVRGEIVNDSHTFRRAVADLRQGLSQRELWLSLGWQDIKQRYRRSTLGPLWITIATGVMAVALGLLYSILFQIPLAEFLPHVTVGLIMWGFISGCIKEGSEVFIANEGLIKQLPSALSVHVYRLVWRQFLFLCHNLVIWVVLMVVFPRPLGWDLLLSVLGLAVLMLNGVWVAMLFGILATRFRDIAPLLDSMVQLLFYMTPIVWTTQTLYEQGGEIADRARIAELNPLYHYLEIVRAPMIGQPIDAYHWWIVLACTAVGLALAFVALRQFRSRVPYWV, from the coding sequence GTGCAGGACCAGTCCCTTCCCGATCCCGCCTCGGCGACGCTCCCCGACGAGCGCGTCCGCGGCGAGATCGTCAACGACTCCCACACCTTCCGCCGGGCCGTCGCCGACCTGCGGCAGGGGCTCAGTCAGCGCGAGCTGTGGCTGTCCCTCGGCTGGCAGGACATCAAACAGCGCTACCGGCGGTCCACGCTCGGACCCCTGTGGATCACCATCGCCACCGGAGTCATGGCCGTCGCACTCGGCCTGCTCTACTCGATCCTCTTCCAGATCCCACTCGCCGAGTTCCTCCCCCACGTCACCGTGGGACTCATCATGTGGGGCTTCATCTCCGGGTGCATCAAGGAGGGCTCCGAGGTCTTCATCGCCAACGAGGGCCTGATCAAGCAGCTCCCCAGCGCCCTGAGCGTGCACGTCTACCGCCTGGTGTGGCGCCAGTTCCTCTTCCTGTGCCACAACCTGGTGATCTGGGTGGTGCTCATGGTGGTGTTCCCCCGGCCGCTCGGCTGGGACCTGCTGCTGTCCGTCCTGGGACTGGCGGTGCTCATGCTCAACGGCGTGTGGGTGGCCATGCTGTTCGGCATCCTCGCCACCCGGTTCCGTGACATCGCGCCGCTGCTGGACTCGATGGTGCAGCTGCTCTTCTACATGACCCCCATCGTCTGGACCACGCAGACGCTCTACGAGCAGGGCGGCGAGATCGCCGACCGCGCGCGCATCGCCGAGCTCAACCCGCTGTACCACTACCTGGAGATCGTCCGGGCGCCGATGATCGGCCAACCGATCGACGCCTACCACTGGTGGATCGTCCTGGCCTGCACGGCCGTCGGTCTCGCGCTGGCGTTCGTGGCACTGCGCCAGTTCCGCTCCCGAGTCCCGTACTGGGTGTAG